A DNA window from Thermosynechococcaceae cyanobacterium Okahandja contains the following coding sequences:
- a CDS encoding ABC transporter substrate-binding protein translates to MGLQRRTFLHRVAQGAGAVLFATGTKSLLTACAGNVEPTGQGDGATDVTISSNGLLTPGTLAWGAEATSGAPYVFYDPVNPSQLIGFEVEIADAIAKLMGVTPVFVATAYDQLPAALAANRFDFILNGWEITADRERIQLFSQPYYRYGQQIVVRSDDERFAQYDATSDVTLANLAGMTVGTGIGYKAQEILERDPNIKTRAYDGNLPFDDLAQGRIDAVMLDFPIVAYYILGSGSGGTVNPALKPIGVPIFLNNYVIAFNANSPKAETLKTEVNQALEILKTDGTLRGIYERWKMWNEQQAQIGIV, encoded by the coding sequence ATGGGACTGCAACGACGTACTTTTTTGCACCGAGTTGCCCAAGGAGCCGGGGCAGTGCTGTTCGCAACCGGTACAAAGTCGCTCTTGACCGCCTGTGCCGGTAATGTGGAACCCACCGGGCAAGGGGATGGCGCAACGGATGTCACCATTTCCAGTAATGGTCTATTGACGCCGGGCACGCTGGCTTGGGGAGCCGAGGCCACAAGCGGTGCGCCCTACGTGTTTTACGATCCGGTGAATCCCAGCCAACTCATTGGCTTTGAGGTGGAAATTGCTGACGCGATCGCCAAACTTATGGGTGTAACGCCCGTTTTTGTGGCCACCGCCTACGATCAGTTACCCGCCGCCTTGGCTGCTAATCGGTTTGACTTCATCCTCAACGGTTGGGAAATTACCGCCGATCGCGAGCGCATCCAGCTTTTTTCCCAGCCCTACTACCGTTACGGTCAACAGATTGTGGTGCGCTCAGATGATGAGCGCTTTGCCCAGTACGATGCCACCAGCGATGTGACCCTTGCCAACTTAGCGGGGATGACCGTGGGCACAGGGATTGGCTACAAAGCGCAAGAAATTTTGGAACGAGACCCCAACATTAAAACCCGCGCCTACGATGGCAACTTACCCTTTGACGATTTGGCGCAGGGGCGCATTGATGCGGTGATGTTAGACTTCCCGATTGTGGCCTACTATATTTTAGGGTCAGGGTCTGGCGGCACCGTCAACCCCGCCTTAAAGCCCATTGGTGTCCCTATTTTTCTGAATAACTACGTCATTGCCTTTAATGCCAACAGTCCCAAGGCGGAAACCCTAAAAACAGAAGTGAATCAGGCTCTTGAAATCCTCAAGACCGATGGCACCCTACGGGGAATTTACGAGCGCTGGAAAATGTGGAATGAGCAGCAAGCACAAATTGGCATTGTTTAG
- the infB gene encoding translation initiation factor IF-2, whose amino-acid sequence MSIGKVRIYDLSKELNLDNRELLTICDRLGIPYKSHSSTISDSDADRIRATAHAAAASPKASKTPPPLKKNPAAKSQQIVAVHTQPRSDTPAPPPQLQHPPSRPTAPVRPRPAQPSQPIKLPEPVAAEAPKPVPAPAKPQPPKPAPSLVAPPARPQKLEKPAPPRKELPKKEKAAEAPKVHSQDRIEIVRRPAPPVKPEMAPKPTLPELQPPPVLRPPTPPKPSSTDSGIEVLDSRSINKVIKDRHRHKDTDEEETKRKLPRSLKPREESIDDDDELELSSRLVAVPQMTVDVSQSLQRPPKPKAQRPTRPTTPVSKPEKPAEKKPSRSRDRRQDESKDAVPPDHITIEGALSVQELASLLRRSEAEIIKILFLKGIAATINQTLEVETIELVAEELGITVETASHTTEAAKVTEMLESSDLDHLQRRPPVVTIMGHVDHGKTSLLDAIRNAKVAQGEAGGITQHIGAYHVDVEQNGEKHQVVFLDTPGHEAFTAMRARGARVTDIAVLVVAADDGVQPQTIEAISHAKAAKVPIIVAINKIDKESAQPDRVKQELTEFGLVPEEWGGDTIMVPVSALQQQNLDTLLEMILLVAEVEDLYANPDRPAKGTVIEAHLDRARGPVATLLVQNGTLRVGDILVAGACFGKVRAMIDDRGQRVEAATPSFAVEVLGLAEVPAAGDEFEVFSDERTARAIAEERAAAQRQSRLAQAATARRVSLTSVSDQAREGELKELNLILKADVQGSVEAILAALNQMPQDQVQLRVLLAAPGEITETDIDLATASNAVIIGFNTTLASGARQAAEQNNVDVREYNIIYKLLDDIQGAMEGLLEPELVEEELGQAEVRAIFPLSKGAVAGCYVLSGKLVRNCKVRVLRQQSVIHTGILSSLKRMKDDVREVASGYECGVRLDDFQLWQEGDIISAYQTVTKRRSLGSSHERN is encoded by the coding sequence ATGAGTATTGGTAAAGTACGTATTTATGATCTATCCAAAGAATTAAACTTAGACAATCGCGAGTTACTCACGATTTGCGATCGCTTGGGCATTCCCTACAAAAGTCACAGCAGCACCATTTCAGATAGTGATGCCGATCGCATTCGCGCCACCGCCCACGCTGCTGCTGCGTCGCCCAAAGCCAGCAAAACCCCACCCCCCCTGAAAAAAAATCCTGCTGCCAAATCCCAGCAAATTGTTGCGGTGCATACCCAGCCCCGCTCCGACACCCCTGCCCCCCCACCCCAGCTACAGCACCCCCCCAGCCGTCCCACCGCCCCCGTACGGCCCCGCCCCGCCCAACCCTCTCAACCAATTAAACTGCCGGAACCCGTAGCCGCCGAGGCACCTAAACCAGTTCCTGCCCCGGCCAAGCCCCAGCCCCCCAAACCGGCTCCCTCCCTTGTTGCCCCTCCAGCCCGTCCCCAAAAGCTGGAAAAGCCCGCCCCGCCCCGCAAGGAACTGCCGAAAAAAGAGAAAGCCGCTGAGGCTCCCAAGGTTCATAGTCAAGATCGCATTGAAATTGTCCGCCGTCCTGCCCCACCCGTTAAGCCAGAGATGGCACCCAAGCCCACCCTGCCGGAACTGCAACCGCCGCCGGTGCTGCGCCCCCCCACTCCGCCAAAACCCTCCTCCACCGATTCGGGGATTGAGGTTCTAGACAGCCGCTCCATCAACAAGGTCATTAAGGATCGGCATCGCCACAAGGACACCGACGAAGAGGAAACCAAGCGGAAACTGCCACGGAGCCTTAAGCCACGGGAAGAAAGTATTGACGACGATGACGAGCTAGAACTGAGCAGTCGCCTTGTAGCCGTGCCTCAGATGACGGTGGATGTCAGTCAGTCCCTACAGCGTCCCCCCAAACCCAAAGCCCAGCGACCCACTCGCCCCACGACCCCGGTGAGCAAGCCGGAAAAACCCGCCGAGAAAAAACCCAGCCGCAGTCGCGATCGCCGTCAAGACGAAAGCAAAGATGCGGTACCACCGGATCACATCACCATCGAAGGGGCGCTGTCGGTGCAGGAACTGGCCAGCCTGCTGCGCCGCTCCGAAGCAGAAATTATCAAAATTCTCTTCCTGAAGGGCATTGCCGCCACCATTAACCAAACCCTTGAAGTGGAAACCATTGAACTGGTTGCCGAAGAACTGGGGATTACCGTAGAAACCGCCAGCCATACCACCGAAGCCGCCAAGGTCACCGAAATGCTCGAATCGAGCGACCTTGATCATCTGCAGCGGCGACCGCCGGTGGTGACGATTATGGGGCACGTGGATCACGGCAAAACCAGCCTCTTGGATGCCATCCGTAATGCCAAAGTGGCCCAAGGAGAAGCGGGGGGCATTACGCAGCACATTGGCGCCTACCATGTGGATGTGGAGCAAAACGGCGAAAAGCATCAAGTGGTCTTTTTGGATACCCCCGGCCACGAAGCCTTTACGGCCATGCGGGCGCGGGGAGCACGGGTGACCGACATTGCCGTGCTAGTAGTGGCGGCAGATGATGGCGTGCAGCCGCAAACCATTGAAGCCATTAGCCATGCCAAGGCCGCCAAAGTACCAATTATTGTTGCCATTAACAAAATTGACAAGGAGTCGGCTCAACCGGATCGGGTCAAACAAGAGTTAACGGAGTTTGGCCTCGTGCCCGAAGAGTGGGGTGGCGACACAATCATGGTGCCCGTCAGTGCCCTGCAACAACAAAATCTTGATACGCTACTAGAGATGATTTTGCTTGTGGCAGAGGTCGAGGACCTCTACGCCAATCCCGATCGTCCGGCCAAAGGCACCGTTATTGAAGCGCACCTCGATCGTGCCCGCGGGCCGGTGGCCACCCTACTGGTTCAAAACGGCACCCTGCGGGTAGGCGACATTTTAGTGGCGGGGGCCTGTTTTGGTAAAGTGCGGGCCATGATTGACGATCGCGGCCAGCGAGTTGAAGCGGCTACTCCTTCCTTTGCCGTCGAGGTGTTGGGGTTAGCGGAAGTGCCCGCAGCAGGGGACGAGTTTGAAGTCTTTAGCGATGAAAGAACGGCTCGGGCGATCGCCGAAGAGCGTGCCGCGGCCCAGCGTCAATCGCGCCTAGCCCAAGCGGCGACAGCGCGGCGGGTGTCCCTCACCTCCGTCTCGGATCAAGCCCGCGAAGGCGAGCTCAAAGAGTTAAACCTGATTTTGAAGGCGGATGTGCAAGGCTCCGTAGAAGCAATTCTGGCCGCCCTGAACCAAATGCCCCAAGATCAGGTGCAACTGCGGGTTCTACTGGCGGCTCCCGGGGAAATTACCGAAACCGACATTGACCTTGCCACCGCCAGTAACGCCGTCATTATTGGCTTTAACACCACCCTTGCCAGTGGTGCGCGGCAGGCAGCAGAGCAAAACAACGTTGATGTGCGCGAGTACAACATTATCTACAAGCTCCTTGATGATATTCAGGGGGCCATGGAAGGGCTGCTGGAGCCAGAACTGGTTGAAGAGGAGCTCGGACAAGCAGAAGTGCGGGCCATCTTCCCCTTGAGCAAGGGGGCGGTGGCGGGTTGCTACGTCCTCAGTGGCAAGCTGGTGCGCAACTGCAAGGTGCGGGTGCTCCGCCAGCAAAGTGTGATTCACACCGGCATCCTCAGTTCCCTAAAGCGGATGAAGGACGATGTGCGTGAAGTGGCCTCCGGCTACGAGTGCGGTGTTCGTTTAGACGACTTCCAACTGTGGCAGGAGGGGGATATTATTTCCGCTTACCAAACTGTCACCAAGCGCCGCAGTCTTGGCAGCAGCCACGAGAGAAACTAA